In Sphingomonas psychrotolerans, the following proteins share a genomic window:
- the mce gene encoding methylmalonyl-CoA epimerase, with protein sequence MKLGRLNHVGVATPSIEASVAFYRDMMGAEVIREPFDLPAQGVKVCFVDTPNAQIELIEPLGDASPIHTFLARNPGGGQHHLCYEVPDIDEARAWFEAKGVRVLGAPRIGAHGTMIFFLHPKDMGGVLTEIMETPRNQH encoded by the coding sequence GTGAAACTCGGCCGCCTCAACCATGTCGGCGTCGCGACGCCCTCGATCGAAGCATCGGTCGCTTTTTATCGCGACATGATGGGCGCGGAGGTCATCCGCGAACCGTTCGACCTGCCCGCGCAGGGCGTGAAAGTATGCTTCGTCGACACTCCCAACGCCCAGATCGAACTGATCGAGCCGCTGGGCGATGCCTCGCCGATCCACACCTTTCTCGCCAGGAACCCGGGCGGAGGGCAGCATCATCTGTGCTATGAGGTGCCCGATATCGACGAGGCCAGAGCGTGGTTCGAGGCAAAGGGCGTGCGGGTGCTCGGCGCGCCGCGGATCGGGGCGCACGGGACGATGATCTTCTTCTTGCACCCGAAGGACATGGGCGGAGTACTGACCGAGATCATGGAAACGCCGAGGAACCAACATTGA
- a CDS encoding enoyl-CoA hydratase-related protein yields MSDDTILYARDGDVAVLRLNRPDELNAVTLDMLDLLAATLRRAVEDGARAVLLTGEGRAFCAGASLKEASGGDPGDRLRNHYNPVQQTMADLPIPIVTAMNGPAAGAGASLALGGDIVIGARSAYLLLAFANIGLVPDAGATWLIAKAAGRAKVLEMALLGERLSAHDAMEAGLITHVVDDGVVFDTAMTYARRLAAMPTVALGLIRKQVKAALSGTLEETLALEAEHQSLAARSQDFQEGVAAFLQKRKPEFKGK; encoded by the coding sequence TTGAGCGACGACACGATCCTCTATGCGCGCGACGGCGACGTCGCGGTGCTCCGGCTCAATCGGCCCGACGAGCTCAACGCCGTCACGCTCGACATGCTCGATCTGCTTGCCGCGACGCTGCGCCGTGCCGTCGAGGACGGCGCGCGGGCAGTGTTGCTGACCGGCGAGGGACGGGCATTTTGCGCGGGCGCGTCGCTGAAGGAAGCATCCGGCGGCGATCCGGGTGACCGGCTGCGCAACCATTACAATCCGGTTCAGCAGACCATGGCCGATCTGCCGATCCCGATCGTGACCGCGATGAACGGCCCCGCCGCCGGGGCGGGGGCGTCGCTGGCGCTGGGCGGCGACATCGTGATCGGCGCGCGTTCGGCCTATCTGTTGCTCGCCTTCGCCAATATCGGACTGGTTCCCGACGCCGGCGCGACGTGGCTGATCGCCAAGGCGGCGGGGCGGGCGAAGGTGCTCGAGATGGCGCTGCTCGGCGAGCGGCTCTCGGCGCACGACGCGATGGAGGCGGGGCTGATCACCCATGTGGTGGACGATGGCGTCGTGTTCGACACGGCGATGACCTATGCCCGCCGCCTCGCCGCGATGCCGACGGTGGCGCTCGGGCTGATCCGCAAGCAGGTCAAGGCCGCACTGAGCGGCACGCTGGAGGAGACGCTGGCGCTGGAGGCGGAGCATCAGTCGCTGGCGGCGCGTTCGCAGGATTTCCAGGAGGGCGTCGCGGCGTTTCTCCAGAAGCGCAAGCCGGAGTTCAAGGGTAAGTGA
- the bioB gene encoding biotin synthase BioB, with amino-acid sequence MTRNDWTRDEIAALFDLPFGELVFRAQTVHREHHAPDQVQMSTLLSIKTGGCPEDCGYCNQSVHAGTGLKATKLMDVRAVLQAAAQAKDNGSSRFCMGAAWRNPKDRDMPAIVEMVKGVRQMGMETCMTLGMLTPSQAAMLADAGLDYYNHNIDTSPERYGEVITTRSFEDRLDTLEHVREAGINVCCGGIVGMGETRLDRVGFVHALATLPRHPESVPVNALVPVKGTVLGDMLADTPLAKIDDIEFVRTIAVARITMPESMVRLSAGRESMSEATQALCFMAGANSIFTGDKLLTTGNAGDSADAALFARLGLTPLVGEEPMQMEAAE; translated from the coding sequence ATGACCCGCAACGACTGGACCCGCGACGAGATCGCCGCCTTGTTCGACCTGCCGTTCGGCGAGCTGGTGTTCCGTGCGCAGACCGTCCACCGTGAACATCACGCGCCCGATCAGGTCCAGATGTCGACTCTGCTGTCGATCAAGACCGGCGGTTGCCCCGAGGATTGTGGCTATTGCAACCAGTCGGTGCATGCCGGGACGGGTCTCAAGGCGACGAAGCTGATGGACGTGCGCGCGGTGCTCCAGGCGGCGGCGCAGGCGAAGGACAATGGTTCTTCGCGCTTCTGCATGGGCGCGGCATGGCGCAACCCCAAAGACCGCGACATGCCTGCAATCGTCGAAATGGTGAAGGGCGTCCGCCAGATGGGGATGGAGACCTGCATGACCTTGGGCATGCTCACGCCTTCGCAGGCGGCGATGCTCGCCGATGCCGGGCTCGATTACTACAACCACAATATCGACACCTCACCCGAGCGTTATGGCGAAGTGATCACCACGCGGAGCTTCGAGGATCGGCTCGACACGCTCGAGCATGTCCGCGAGGCGGGGATCAACGTATGCTGCGGCGGAATTGTCGGGATGGGTGAAACCCGGTTGGATCGCGTGGGCTTCGTCCATGCGCTCGCCACGCTGCCGCGGCATCCCGAGAGCGTTCCGGTCAATGCCCTGGTGCCGGTGAAGGGTACTGTGCTCGGCGATATGCTCGCCGATACGCCTCTCGCCAAGATAGACGACATCGAGTTCGTGCGAACGATTGCAGTGGCGCGGATCACCATGCCGGAAAGTATGGTGCGGCTGTCGGCCGGGCGGGAGTCAATGTCCGAAGCGACGCAGGCTCTCTGCTTCATGGCCGGCGCCAATTCGATCTTCACCGGCGACAAATTGCTCACCACCGGAAATGCCGGGGATAGCGCGGATGCGGCGCTATTCGCCAGGCTGGGATTGACGCCGCTGGTGGGAGAAGAACCGATGCAGATGGAGGCGGCGGAATGA
- a CDS encoding lysozyme inhibitor LprI family protein produces MMLLALLLIAGQEPQCDNPIAQSDMTRCEIRRFEAADRAMNRQWKITLAAMRQYDRTPEDDGRLGYADQLLAAQRAWLAYRDTHCRSDGYRMRGGSAEPMLVASCRAELTENRTRQLAALAETN; encoded by the coding sequence ATGATGCTGCTCGCTTTGCTTCTGATCGCCGGGCAGGAGCCCCAGTGCGACAATCCGATCGCGCAATCGGACATGACGCGCTGCGAGATCCGCCGCTTCGAAGCCGCCGACCGTGCGATGAACCGGCAGTGGAAAATCACGCTCGCGGCGATGCGCCAATATGACCGCACGCCGGAGGATGACGGTCGCCTCGGCTATGCGGATCAGCTGCTTGCCGCGCAACGGGCGTGGCTCGCCTATCGCGACACGCATTGCCGCAGCGACGGTTACCGGATGCGCGGCGGCAGCGCCGAGCCGATGCTGGTTGCCTCGTGCCGCGCCGAGCTTACCGAGAATCGCACCAGGCAGCTTGCCGCGCTCGCGGAGACGAACTGA
- the scpA gene encoding methylmalonyl-CoA mutase codes for MADKPDLAAWAKLAAKEVKDQDLTWHTPEGIAVKPLYTAADAPDPGLPGFAPFTRGVKATMYAGRPWTIRQYAGFSTAEESNAFYRRNLAAGQKGLSIAFDLATHRGYDSDHPRVTGDVGKAGVAIDTLADMQILFDGIPLDEMSVSMTMNGAVLPCLAFYIVAAEEQGVRQDQLTGTIQNDILKEFMVRNTYIYPPEPSMRIVADIIAYTAQHMPRFNSISISGYHMHEAGATAVQELAFTLADGMAYVRSAIARGLSIDEFAGRLSFFFGIGMNFFMEVAKLRAARMLWSRIIDGFGGSPRSQTLRTHCQTSGVSLTEQDPYNNVIRTTIEAMAATFGGTQSLHTNSLDEAVALPTDFSARIARNTQLILQEETGMTHVVDPLGGSYYVEALTQELADKAWALIEQVEALGGMTHAVESGMPKEHIESAAAARQARVDRGEDVIVGVNKYRLAEESPLDFLDIDNARVRADQIKRIAQTRADRDATKADAALGNLRRGAMGSENLLALCVEAARARCTLGEMSAAMEVAFGRHAVGVTPIKGVYGPAHAEDKGWLRAEEGIAAFERRRGRKPRVLVAKMGQDGHDRGANVVASAFADLGFDVVSGPLFQTPAETCALAIEKDVDVVGASSLAAGHKTLIPELVDALKEAGRPDIKVVAGGVIPPQDYEFLRAHGVQAIFGPGTNLVSAAAEVLKLLGHNLPPIEEAAE; via the coding sequence ATGGCCGATAAACCTGACCTTGCCGCCTGGGCGAAGCTCGCCGCGAAGGAAGTGAAGGACCAGGATCTCACCTGGCACACGCCGGAGGGGATTGCGGTGAAGCCGCTCTACACGGCCGCCGACGCGCCCGATCCGGGCTTGCCCGGCTTCGCGCCGTTTACGCGCGGGGTGAAGGCGACGATGTACGCGGGGCGGCCGTGGACGATCCGCCAATATGCCGGCTTCTCGACCGCGGAGGAATCGAACGCCTTTTACCGCCGCAACCTCGCCGCGGGGCAGAAGGGCCTGTCGATCGCCTTCGATCTCGCCACGCACCGCGGCTATGACAGCGATCATCCGCGCGTCACCGGCGATGTCGGCAAGGCGGGGGTGGCGATCGACACGCTCGCCGACATGCAGATCCTGTTCGACGGGATCCCGCTCGACGAGATGTCGGTCAGCATGACGATGAACGGCGCGGTGCTGCCGTGCCTCGCTTTCTACATCGTCGCGGCCGAAGAGCAGGGGGTGCGGCAGGACCAGCTCACCGGGACCATCCAGAACGACATCCTCAAGGAGTTCATGGTCCGCAACACGTACATCTATCCGCCCGAGCCCTCGATGCGGATCGTCGCGGACATCATCGCCTATACCGCGCAGCATATGCCGCGGTTCAACTCGATCTCGATCTCGGGCTATCACATGCACGAGGCGGGGGCGACGGCGGTGCAGGAGCTCGCCTTCACGCTCGCCGACGGCATGGCCTATGTCCGTTCGGCGATTGCGCGCGGGCTGAGCATCGACGAATTCGCCGGGCGGCTCTCCTTCTTCTTCGGCATCGGCATGAACTTCTTCATGGAAGTCGCCAAATTGCGCGCGGCGCGGATGCTGTGGAGCCGGATCATCGACGGCTTCGGGGGGTCGCCACGCTCGCAGACGCTGCGCACGCACTGCCAGACCTCCGGTGTGTCGCTGACCGAACAGGACCCGTATAACAACGTCATCCGCACCACGATCGAGGCAATGGCGGCGACCTTTGGGGGGACCCAATCGCTCCACACCAACAGCCTCGACGAAGCGGTGGCCTTGCCCACCGACTTCTCCGCCCGGATCGCGCGCAATACCCAGCTGATCCTGCAGGAAGAGACCGGGATGACGCATGTCGTCGATCCGCTCGGCGGGAGTTATTATGTCGAGGCGTTGACGCAAGAGCTTGCCGACAAGGCGTGGGCGCTGATCGAACAGGTTGAGGCGCTGGGGGGCATGACCCATGCGGTCGAGAGCGGGATGCCCAAGGAGCACATCGAAAGCGCCGCCGCCGCGCGGCAGGCGCGGGTCGATCGCGGCGAGGATGTGATCGTCGGGGTGAACAAATACCGGCTTGCCGAGGAGTCGCCGCTCGACTTCCTCGATATCGACAATGCCCGGGTGCGCGCCGACCAGATCAAGCGGATCGCGCAGACGCGCGCCGATCGCGACGCGACGAAGGCCGACGCGGCGCTCGGCAATTTGCGGCGCGGTGCGATGGGTAGCGAAAACCTGCTCGCGCTCTGCGTCGAGGCGGCCCGGGCGCGCTGCACGCTGGGCGAGATGTCGGCGGCGATGGAAGTCGCGTTCGGCCGCCACGCCGTGGGCGTCACTCCGATCAAGGGCGTTTATGGCCCGGCGCATGCCGAGGACAAAGGCTGGCTGCGCGCCGAGGAAGGCATTGCCGCATTCGAGCGCCGGCGCGGCCGCAAGCCGCGGGTGCTGGTCGCCAAGATGGGGCAGGATGGGCACGATCGCGGCGCCAATGTCGTCGCGAGCGCGTTTGCCGATCTCGGCTTCGACGTGGTGTCGGGACCGCTGTTCCAGACTCCGGCCGAGACCTGCGCGCTGGCGATCGAGAAGGATGTGGACGTGGTCGGCGCGTCCAGCCTCGCGGCCGGGCACAAGACGCTGATTCCCGAGCTGGTCGATGCGCTGAAGGAAGCGGGGCGGCCCGACATCAAGGTCGTCGCGGGCGGCGTGATCCCGCCCCAGGATTACGAATTCCTCCGCGCGCACGGCGTGCAGGCGATCTTCGGGCCCGGCACCAATCTCGTCAGTGCCGCCGCGGAAGTGCTCAAGCTGCTCGGCCACAATCTGCCGCCGATCGAGGAAGCCGCCGAATGA